Proteins encoded by one window of Campylobacter concisus:
- the secF gene encoding protein translocase subunit SecF produces MQIFTKAKVYDFMRFRFASLAFSIFLFVGSIVLLATKGLNYGIDFSGGTLIQLKYDTKAPLDKIRDAFGTNEVLKNASVTEFGSEDEAVIRFSGSSSNLTGDIGTEIKQILKDTGNFEVRRVDIVGPKVGDELREKGLMALGISLIGILIYITFRFEWRFALAAIATEIHDIVITVGAISLFNIDVNLDTLAAVLTVLGYSLNDTIIIFDRIREGIKESKRTDIEGVINESVSATLSRTILTSATTMMTVLVLFLFGGDMIHGFSFILIVGIVIGTISSIYISSPFLIWFKFSIEHFRSRETEKQKIKKEREKERAMFEKGVV; encoded by the coding sequence ATGCAAATTTTTACTAAAGCAAAAGTTTATGATTTTATGCGTTTTAGATTTGCTTCACTAGCATTTTCTATATTTTTATTTGTTGGCTCTATCGTTTTACTTGCTACAAAAGGGTTAAACTATGGTATCGATTTCTCTGGCGGTACGCTTATTCAGCTCAAATACGACACCAAAGCGCCACTAGATAAAATCCGCGACGCTTTTGGCACAAATGAAGTGCTTAAAAACGCCTCTGTTACTGAGTTTGGAAGCGAAGATGAGGCTGTTATTAGATTTTCAGGCTCAAGCTCAAATTTAACTGGCGACATCGGTACTGAGATAAAGCAAATTTTAAAAGATACTGGAAATTTTGAAGTAAGACGTGTTGATATCGTTGGACCAAAGGTTGGTGATGAGCTTAGAGAAAAAGGCTTGATGGCTCTTGGAATTTCACTAATTGGCATATTAATCTACATCACATTTAGATTTGAGTGGCGTTTTGCGCTAGCTGCGATTGCAACTGAAATTCACGATATAGTTATAACTGTTGGTGCTATTTCGCTATTTAATATTGATGTAAATTTGGATACGCTAGCTGCCGTTTTAACGGTGCTTGGCTACTCTCTAAATGATACGATTATTATCTTTGATAGGATCAGAGAAGGCATTAAAGAGAGTAAGAGAACTGATATCGAGGGCGTTATCAATGAGTCAGTCTCAGCTACACTTTCAAGAACTATCTTAACTTCAGCAACTACGATGATGACAGTTCTTGTGCTATTTTTATTTGGTGGAGATATGATACATGGATTTTCATTTATTCTTATCGTTGGTATTGTCATAGGAACGATCAGTTCGATCTACATCTCTTCGCCGTTTCTTATCTGGTTTAAATTTAGCATCGAGCATTTTAGAAGTAGAGAGACTGAAAAACAAAAGATAAAAAAAGAGCGCGAAAAAGAGCGTGCCATGTTTGAGAAAGGCGTTGTGTAA